Below is a window of Candidozyma auris chromosome 3, complete sequence DNA.
GTCTATCAATGACAAGATCTTTACTATCCACGGAGGCTTATCTCCTGAGTTGCGCGACTTAAAGCAGATTGAACAAATCCAAAGACCAACGGATATTCCAGATAAGGGCCTTTTGGCTGATTTACTATGGTCCGATCCTGATCCGAAATTGAAGACATTCTCCGAGACTCACTGGCCCAAAAATGACAGAGGCGTGTCATACTGTTTTGGTAAAAAACATGTAGACcattttttgaacaagttcGACATGGACTTGATCGTGAGAGGTCACATGGTCGTTGAGGATGGTTACGAATTTTtcaacagaagaagattaGTCACAGTATTCCTGGCCCCTAATTATTGCGGTGAATTCAACAACTATGGTGCTGTGATGAGTGttgacaagaagttgtgTTGCTCGTTTGAGTTGTTGAAACCTCAATGAGTGCAGCGttttgaattttctttatCTTGGATTTCACAAAGCAGTCAATCCTAGTCGTATTTCTTTTAACGACTCATGTTATGCCTTTGGAACTCACGATTTCAACTTGCGTGCTATGACTAACGGATGatccttgatgatgttgaatTCATTTCTATATATACAATGTTTGGTTATTTTTATATCTATAAACAAGTTGTTTGTTACTCAGAACAAGTAGATTTGCTCAAGCGTTCTTCCCTCAAGCCTTCTTCCGTCTTATAGATGGGAGCTTGATGGTTGGAAGCTTCCACGATGAAAGTCTGATCACTTTGTACATGAAAAGACAGAAGCAAATATTAAAGACGATGTAGGCACAGTAAAAACCAACATTACGCCAAATGTTCGAATACTTCGTTTGGATCGTCAAGAGGTATTCGTTGGCATTGGTGTACTTGCAGTAAGCACACTGAGTCGTGCTATTTGGCTCTTCCAAATAGCCACCAGCACTTTGAATGAAATCACCGAGGAATTGAGCACAAGTTTGGCCCTCTGGTGGAGATACGTAAGCCATCTCCTTATCAGAACAGTGAACTTCACGATCGTAGAGGAACGACGCAACCAAATTCTGAATGATATAGGTGTATGGACTTGCCTTGTTCATGAATGTCCAGAATCCTGGCATCAAGCTCACAGGTTGAACGATTCCGGAAAAACCAACAATAAAACTGTAAAAGAACGACACCAACACCGCAGCTGATTGAACATCAGGTGAGAAatacaaaatcaagaatCCAAATGAGATGTTGAAAAGTTGCAAGAAAATTCCGTGTGTCAAGTAGAACACGCCTGAATGAGGAGCAGAAAAGTCAGCCCTTGTGGGGAAGTAAAGCGAGACAAACATAAATGCAGCTGCAACGTAGTTAAAAGGTACTTCACAGACATATTGAGCCAAAACAAGAAGCCACCAACGGTAGGTGTTGGAGAGTCTCTCCCTGCCTTCGAAGACATCACGAACAGCCATACATTGCTCCTGAATCTGATTGATAACGGGGGCCGAGACAACGACTGACAAAAAAGCACAGAACATGCCGTTTTGCATACCTGTGATCGACTTGCTCAAtccaaagaaagtgaaaCCGATAAACAAACCACTGattgtcatcaagaatgtcTTTGCCATGATATACAGCGGCTTTCTCCAGAAAGCAAGAAATGTGCGTCTCACAAGGATGACAAACTGGTAAGGGATGTTGGTAGCGTATGGATTCTGAAGctccttggcctccttTTCTGACAAGCCCGCCTTTTGCTTTCCCTCTTCAATAAGCTGGGAAACACGCTTCTCAACATCGATCTTCTCTTGAGAGTTGCTCCACACTTCGAACCAATTTTTATCTGTTGAGGCAGTGGCACCAGCACCGATGGCTTCCAAAATATATTCAGCAGGgttttcttgctcaagacATTTTCTTGCTCcgtttctttcaaaatagTCCAAGATTGTTCTCGAACGCTTACCAATTTCCCCAAAGTAAACAGTTTGACCACcctttctcaaaagcaacAACCTATcgaattcttcaaacaAGGTAGCCGAGGGCTGGTGAATTGTGCAAAGAATAGCCTGACCAGCAGAAGCCAAATCTCTTAAAAGTTTTACGATGGACCATGCAGATTGGGAGTCTAAACCCGAAGTTGGCTCATCAAGGAATAGTAACAAGGAGGGCTTGGCGACCAATTCGACACCGATAGTCAATTTCTTACGTTGTTCCACATTAAGGCCAGATCCAAGCTGACCAACAATAGCATCAGAGTACTCTTCCATTTCCAATATCTCGATAATTTTTTCCACGTATTCAAATTTCTCGCTGTCAGGAACGGAATTGGGTCTTCTTAGCTGGGCTGAAAAACGAAGGGCTTCTCTGACAGTTGTCTCAGCCAAATGAATGTCCTGTTGTTGGACGTAGCCAGTACGACGACTAAATGATCCATCAAGTGGCTTACCATTCACCAAGATATCTCCCGTGATAACACCCATGTTGACTCTTTGAGCTAACACGTTCAATAAAGTAGTTTTACCAGCACCGGACTCCCCCATCAAGGCGGTCAACTTACCAGGTATACAAAAACCAGAAACGTCGTCCAAGAGCTTCCTTTGACCACCATCGTATGGGATCACGTAGTCAACATTTTTCCAGCAGAAGATGTCTTTCGATTCTAAGTCTGCCAAAGCAGAATTTGATGATGCTGCAGTCTTCTCAGGCTTAACTTTTTCCAAATCGGAATCACCTTCGCCACCCCTCTCAGCGTCAGCCTTCGCCTTCTCTTCGGGAGTTAAAATGTGTTCAGGCTTCTTGCCAcgcaaaaagaaaagtcTGTCGACACCACCAGACACTGGACgaacaacttcaaaacCAATTGCGGCAACAACAATGAAGAACACAATAAAACCAATCAAGATACCGAAGTTTCTCCAAACGTGACTAAAGCTGTATGTGAAAGCAGTCTCAACATAAGCATCACCACTGACGATGCTCAGGCCGGGTTCTGAACCTTGAAAAGCGCAAGCTGCTCGAGATGAGTCATAGCCAGGTCCTCTGGGAACAAGGTTTGCACCGGAACATTCCATTTTTCGTCCGTGAAACTCAGTAGTGAGCATGGCTTCGAAACCGTAAAGCACAGGGTTAATATAAGAGATCCACTTGAAGTATACCCTCATGGATGGTCTTTGAATCATGAAAGACGAGTACATCAATGCAGCCAAGATGAGGACACCAGCAAATGCATTGGCAGCAGAAATTGTTTTGTTCCAAGCCGAAATAGCTTTGAATAGACCGTTCATGCTTAGAGACACTAGGAATGAAAAAAGCAAGAATGTAAAGTATGCACCAGCgtctcttttcaaattaGACAAGAAGTAAAGaatcaaagagaaaacgaTGGTAATAAAGAGAGTGAGCGGCACAGAACTGAGGGCGTCGGCAACGGCACATGCTGATGGATGGTAAAATGAGTAGTTATGTTGTTTCATCATAATTGGTCTTTGATTAAACGAGTTGGAGATCTCTGCAAGACCCATCAATGACAAGTACAAAAccgagaaaaaaatcacaCCCCCTCTCGAAAATGCACCAGACACGTCATTTGGAGTGTTGTAATAGAGAGAGCCAACAATCAAACTTTGGGCAATAGCGGCAATCGTCTGAGTCACCGCGTATGCTTTATCACCTTTCATGCTCTGGAAACCTCTCATCATATTCAAACGAAACTGCTCGTAGAAGTTCACCGTGTAGTGAGAGCCAGTTCTTTGGCCCCTTTGCTTTTGTTGCTTGATGGACTCGATCAAACTACGTTTAGTTTCATCAGGGTTTTGCTCAGACTTGTAGTCTTGAATCTCGTTCTTAAGATTCTTAAAAGCGTCAGATGCCAACCAATACGCCTCAAAGTCCTCGGCAGTACGAGGAACTTTGTTTTCGAATCCAGGTTTGGGGAAACGACCGTGAGGGTCAGTGATCGCTGTCAAGAATTCAGCGGTAGATTGTCTTGGAGGACATTCGAAACCCATGTCTTCGAAGTATGCCTTGGCTTCCTTAGTAGATCCGAAGTAGATCTGGCGACCCTTGTACAAAACGGTGACCTTGTCAAAAGTTTCGTATATGTTTTCAGAAGCCTGATAAATAGTGACAAAAGCAGTTGATCTTAAGATGTCAGTAGACACACGAATGGCTTGGGCGTACTCCAAAGCAGTAGAAGCATCCAAACCACGAGTGGCATTATCCCAACAGTAGACCGTGCCCTGACATGCCAATGCCTCAGCGATGGAGactctctttctttcaccACCAGATACACCACGAATGAAGTCATTACCCACTTTTGTCTTGAAAGTGTGACGTAAACCAAACACTGTAGCAAGCATTTCTCTCATGAACTTGACGTAGTCATCCTTCGACATGTCATTGACTCGCTTATCAGGCATTTTGCAACGGATGGCAAAATCCAATGTCTGCTCCACAGTGAGATGGGGATGGTGGGTATCTAATTCAGGGCAGTAGATCAAGTCCTGCTTGAAGTGGCGAACCATGCTATTTCTGGGCAATCCATCGTACTCAATGTCACCAAAGATGCCCGTGTACATAGAAGAATCAGTGCCCGTGAGGGCCTTTAGGAATGTCGAGCAGCCAGCTCCAGGTCTCCCCAACACAAGCACCATTTCTCCGCTTCTAGCGTAGCCGTTTAATTCGTGCAAAATGTCTTTCTCGGGTTTGTGGCCTATTGAACGCAAGGTTCTGAAAATGGAGGCTGGCATGTTCAAGACATCAGAGAGCGTGGGTAAGAAAGCATACGATTGATCGATGCCTCTGACCGTCATGTTCTCAAACGAGACACCCATATCCCTAAGCTTCACTCCCGAAAGCTCAGACTGCTTGATCTGCGTGTAAAGAAGCTTTCTCAAGTCAAACGCATCGGGGTCCACACGGAGATCTCCCTCGTAAAAGGTGAGGTTAGTTACTTCTCTAGACAAGGAGTGAAGTCGCTCGACTTCTTCACGACTAGCATGCTCATTGCTGATAATCGACCTTGTCTCAGCTGGGTTGTACTCATCGATTGTGTCGTCTGGGGTAGTTGAGTCACAATCCGACCCAGGGTATTTGGTTGAATCGACGCCAGCAGTGTTACGCAGGTTGACCTTGTCGGAAGACGCAGTAGGTACCACCATAGCCAATGCAAGAGGATTCAAAAAAACGAATGATAAGAAAAGAGATTGGAAAATGTGGAACCGTTTAGGCTTTATACGATTGGCTTATTGTAGCCTAGACTTCCCCTGTACGACCACTTTTTCTGTCTCACTGCACGGCGCCGCTGTATGAGGAAACACACAACGGCTATATCAACCGAGAGTTCCGCCAGCAAAATATTGCTTTTGTGGCCACAGCTGGAGCTCAAAACGAGCGGGGGCGATATTGTTGAACAACGTTGATGCTTACAAATGGTTATCTATATTtatttccttttttttttttcttcttattTTCCAAGGCAGATAAGCCTAGACAAGAGCTTCTGGAGGGCGCTTTTTGCCTCTGACTAGTAAGGTTTCATTGTTCTGCGGGAGACCCAGGgacaaagagaaatttGCTAGCTAACGCCTCGCGAAAAGAGACACCGACTCGCTTAAGCCAGCGCCAGAGTAAATCGCACAAACTGCAAGAACATGTGTAAATGAAGGATTTGTTGAGATTTGTGGGTTTTTGTGCGTTTGtgttctttctttggtcTGTCTCCTCCTATTTTCATTTCAtctttttatctttttgatcGCCTTTGTCACTGGTTCTCTTCTATCGCTTACCGACCCGTGCGCACCAGCGGAATTGGTGCAGGGAACAATTCTGACTAAAATGCGGACCTCTTAGTCAAATCGTGCTTTGCGCAGAGGGGATCTTGATTGTTGTGCTTGACGGAATTTGCCCTTAGTAATACTTAATCATCAAGTGCTGGCGCTGAATTGGACAGGCCTGGACTCGCCCGGTTCGGACAGTTTCACAATAAGAGAATGTGAATTTGCCTGGCATGCTTAACAATATACCTTGAATTGGGTAGTCGCACCGTGGGGCGCCGCCGAAGTAGGTGCAAAAAGCGTTGCCCCTTCGGCGTTTTCCCTGACTTCTGTATATTCCAGACGACTACAATAgatgcttttttcttgtttaATATTTTATTTCTATCATTAGCTAATTCCTTTCCGACTCATGACCCTCATAAGTCCCGTTTATCCGTTATTCCCGTATCGTCAAACAGACGCTCGGGCTTATATTTCCTCTAAATGTGCTCTGCACCGGCTAACTTATAAACAACGTTGTTGTGCTCCGAGACGCTAGCCCCCATTAGACCGATAAGTTGCTCATAGTATAGATCTAGCACCTGCTTGCTGTACCTGATTGACGTGGTATGATCATCCATTTGCTTGGCAGGCACCAATTTCCAATTTACTCTCGTGAGGAAGTCCAATTCGAGACAATTAAGCTCTGTAAGCGCTACACCGCCCACTTTGGCGTAGTGGTCGTTCGTGTAGAAGAAATCCTCAAGTGATTTTTGTGCAAGCATCGTCGCTACCAACAAGAACCGGTGCACCGTCCACGAATTTAGCGTGAAGTATGGCTGGTAGTTATGTGACAAGAGGTCAATATAGTAGATCGTTGTGAGCAATGTTGCCTGGgtaaagttgttgaacCTCGTTAGACGTGCAAGGTATGTCTTGATGGAGATAGCTGGCGGTGTTCTCGAATGGAACCTCgtcaaaagcttctttttttcttctgccgGCAATTCCCCAGACTCAACACTGCCAGGATTAGAAACCACGGGTGGCACACCCTTGTCGTTGAGGTTGATGAGTGACTGGAGCATGCGATGGATGAGGTCAATGAGGTCATCGATGGCGCACTTCATAAAGTCCAGCGGAAGCCGCGTGGTGTAAACCTGTGAATGAAGCTTCTTACTGGTGGGACCCGGAGACATCAGCTCCCCAGTTGACTTGCGTCTTCTTTGACCTCGTATACGGTCCTCACTtatatcatcatcatcgtcgctCAGCGATTCATTGTCGAAGGTGTCAGTGGGTATTTGTCGGCTTAAAGGCGAAACTACACGCCGACGTTCTTTGATATAAGACCTGAGCGTTTGGGTCTGGCTTGGGCTTGTCGGCACCGTTGATTTGTTGAAATACTGGCTGTAGAAATCGTACCCACGCACGTTGAAGTGTTTTTCCAAAGATTTGAAGTACAGCTCGTGCTTGTCGTTCACCGAAGGCTTCAAGtactttgccaaaaaggGATCGATGTCTCGGGATATGTTTGGCGGCAGCGCAAGCTTTTGTTTCCTCGGATTTCGATTGCCATCCGGGCTGCTTGAAAGGGACCCTCTGCGAGAATGCAATCTCAAGCCCTGTGAGTAGAATTCCCGAGGCAAATGTGATATAGGAGATGGCCGTATGCGTGGGGAGCCTCGACCTGGGCCGAACGAGGGAGTCGTTCTAGTAGAAGTGGTGGTAGACATTGTGTCAAGGAGATGATGAATTGAGCGGGCTATattgaaatcatcaagcagGTGGGTTGAACGTTGGATATAGATCGTAAAAAGAACTTGGACTAAAAGTTTCTGCTATGGATGCTGCTCAGGAAATATAGTTCAGAAAGAACTGGAGATGGCGAAAATTCTATGGTGATGATGGTAGGCAGAAACCAAGAAAAACGAGAGCGTCAGTGGTTGTGCGCACAGTGCGAATCTAACGGCCTGGACGGTCCACCAAGACTATCGAAGGTTGGATAAATATGCGAAAAACCTAATAATCGAAAAAGCTTGGTGAGTCTAATATGATCTCTAGAAGTTGCAGACACCAATTAGATTTCCCTTGTTAACAAAAATTCGGTCTCTCAGAATCCAATCCTCGCAAGCTCAGGACAGATGTGGGCGGTTGTTCGCTTAGACAAGGAGAAAGGCTAGAtccacaaaaagaaaaaagccgaaaaaaaaaaaaagtgtaGGTTTCAACAATGTATATGTATCAAGGAAATgaaaatgcaaaaaattgggGTTACCAAGGGGGGTCCCTTGAACTTATACTTTGTGGAAAAACCTGCTTGCGGCGCACCCGCCTCCGCTACGGTCTGTCTTTTTGCCGCAATTACAGCTTCCATGCGCTGCGTGTTTGCAATATAGTGAGCGCTCCACGCTGGTGGCACTTTCTCTTCGCGAAAGTGGCACACCTATTGCTTGGAACGCCAAAATGGGCGGAAAATTGCAGCAGTGCAGCACAAAAAAGTCTCCCCAGACCGCACGTGTGCACCCTTTAAGGTGCCCACGTTGATGCCTGGTCACACAAACACAAATCTTGAAAGCAcaataaaaaaattaagaaaataaaaagtgAAATTGAAACTGAGAATTTAAAACAGCAAGCTTATCAAAAAAGATCTGGGAGGTCAGACCTCTTTTGTTAGGCTGGACTTGGTATGGCGAGTCTCCCACGTGTAGCCATAGGAACATTAGTTAATCCGATGCTGGAAAAACTCCGCCAAAAGCTCACTGATACCACCTCCCTTTTAGCACCTTCCGCAGCTCCTATAGCAAAACCCTGTCTAAGATAATGAACTTCCAAATTCCGTGGTATCCCGAAGGAAAATTTAGTGTTTGAGCTTTGTGAAGCACGAAGATTCGTTATTGCGCAGAAATGATTTCGCCTCCTGTCACCGAATCTCTCACTGCGCAGCCTCCCCATGTGCATCCGGCAATGTAGTAAATAGGAGGGTGTCTCACGGCGTTTATGGCAAGGTAGCGACCTTATCGGCATGCAGCGATCACCTTATCGAATAAATTGACCCCGGGGTTTAATTAACATATATGTGGCATCTGCATTATGGTGGTTCTGTAAAGGAGGTTTCACCTTATCAATGTGGAGGTGAAATGTTCCCCCCACTTCACATTGTTCTTGCGTCTTCCTGATCGGTTATCAGGGCACACGTGTACTCTCACAAATAAACTTTGCCATTCCTTGTTCGTTACAGATTAATTATAGCAGACCTTTGTATACCCCTGCTTCTTATTTGATTGTAGCATCAAAAAATACTTTGAATTCACCACAGCGAGCTTTGTTGTCCAAGCGAGGGAAAGTTCATTTGCTTTGAATCATTTATTACTCACTGCAGGGTCAACTCTTGTGTGGTGGAACATACGCCTATCCAAATTTTCTAAATTGGTAATCGTAACAAGCTCGACGTCACGACCATCGTGGTTCCAGAATCGTCAATATTCCCCTGCTATATGCCAATGGAGAGACGATCTACTATTTTGTGGCCAAAACTTCTCTCCGATCCTGTAATTGAGCAAAATTTCAGTTGCGTTAGCGGAATGTAGACGAGTTCCAGTACATTCAGTTCAGCAGCAAGTTGCTCATACACGCAAATAGCCAATTCATTAGGGTCTGCTCAATGACTTTGCGTATGGCCTCGTCCGTATTACTCTAATGACTGAATTCCTGCTTGACTTGCGTTAGGCCAGCATGGGGGACTTTAATCAACGAATCAGACTCAACGGTCTCACCCACTGCAAGCTCTTTGTAAAGTCGCCTATATAGATTTGAGCTGCGTGGATAGATTCTTCGGATTTTTGGTAGCCTTCCTGGAGCATACATTCGTAAACGATCGCTCACAGATGGGCCACTTGAGAATGACATGAGATCACTTTGCTTTTTACGTGTTGACCTTGTCTTGCTGAGACcaactcttcttttggATGGCGTTGGggcaattgaagatgagacCTTTGGTTCAGTGGTAAGTGCTCTTAATTCCTCAGGCATGGGCACAGAGCCCTCCAAAAAACTTCCTGTAAACCTGACATCTTCTAGCTTCACTGGAGTTTCGCTTTTGACAAATGCTGCGTTGGTTGAAGCCTCGTTGGAGTCCCTATTCCTCGTAGAGgccttcttgaagatcttcgaAACGTCGCGTACAGAACAACCCAAATACTCTTGAAACGACACAACTAACTTTCCACTTGGCAATGTATATCCTGTTCCTTCCTCAAAAGCACCTGTCTCCAAGGGCAGCTTCTTGGTTGAAGGATAGAAATCAGAGGCCACTAAAAACTGTTCTTCGGAGTAGACCTCTATCTTACTATTGAGTTCATAGAAACGGAGCCTCCCATCGGTCCACCttttatctttttgagtGATCCTGTTTGAGTACAAAATAGCATAGTCATGAACTACCGACATCCCAGGCAGTTCCATGATGTCTTCAGTATGAATGCGTTAATGATCTATTTTGATTCCCCGGATCTGCGAGGACTACATTTGAGCGCGTATGGCATCGCAGTATATCTATCCGTAGTATACATCTATTTACAGTTActtattttctttggccTTTGGATCGTAAAAAGGAAGCCCAAAGGAACTTAACAATGCTTTTGCTGCTTCATCTGTTCTGGCAGTAGTTTTGAACGTCACATGGAACCCAAATGTCTTGGGGTACAAGTCCTGAAAGTGCTCAATTTCAGGGAAGAACTTGACATCAGCAGCCTCCAACCCGAGAGAAATGTTACCATTTCTATCACCTGAGGTCTCCTTGATCCCTTTAAAAGTTCTGATTCTAGGTAAAACCAATTCGGTCAAAGTTGTCAAGAAACGGGACATCTCCTGACCAGTGAGCATCACTTTGGCACCACACTTCTTTCCCCTTCTGAGCTTCCAGGCCTGGTAGTTGACTTTGTTCTTAAGCTGCTTGGGCTTGATATTAGTGAGCTGCGCAAGTTGTAATCTAGCTGCAATGTTCCATAGAGGCTCTTGCACAATCTCCTTGGAATACAAAGAAATAGCGATTCCTGTGAGCTGAGGCACGTTCTCAGGCCCAATGGGGTGGATATCTCTTTGTGGTCTGTTGACATGTCTGGCCTTCCTGAGGTGACGGTAGAGGGCATAGGGCGAGTCTGGCTCCCACCTTCTACGTTTCTGTCCCTCGATGGTCTGAGCATCGTGTTCATATAGGGCAAGCAACAAATCGCTCTGAAGAGTGTTTTGGTAATGCTCCTTCACTCTGTCCTGCTCAAATTCGGTAGGTTTGAAACCTAGAGACCTGATGTCGTCCTTGGGAATCAATACTTCTTCGTACCGGGGACTCAACGCAGCCTTGTTCACTTTCACAAGGTGATGCACTGGTTCCACCAGGGAGTAGCCTGCTCTTAGAAGAGAGCTGGATGTGGAGAACGTACGAATCCACGGCTTAATCATGGTTTTCGTATGATGTAGCGGACACTAGCCTTAGTGTTAGGattgaaaatttttgagAGTGCGAGATAAATGCACTCCATAGTTAAGAGGATATAGGTTTAGTGGCATGAGACAGAACAATGGAAGAAGGAAATATgtgaaaagaagacaaaaaaaaattataTATACAGAGAAAAAACCTGGGTCTTTAATTCGCCATAAGTtaaattctttttcatctccaATTCGGTCAACTGATCAAATAAAGGGCCGTCGCAGATATTGCATCCGTACCTCTTCACTGGCACTCCAAAGAGATAGTTTTTGATACTTTAGACCCTAGGAAAGCTACGAGGCCATCCTTTTACCCTCATGAGGTTTGGACTACCCACAGAGACCGAAACGGTTATTGCAAGGCGTCCTGTGGCCTACAAAGTTCAATCTGCTCAGCGTAATGACACAAATAAGACTATCGAGTACCTGATCACAGAGGCACTATCTCAATTGGAGCTTCAAACAGTGACaagaaaggaagaaaatgaaaagaagcgAATAGGTATGCTTCAAAATAGTTTTGAAGAGTTTAACTACCAGACAAACCAGCTTATAGATGCCCTTAATGAGAACTTCAAGGTGACCCAGGCAACCCAATCATCCGTGATCGATACAATCGTCgcagaagagaaagaaaggaagcgaaaagaggaagaaatgaGGCTCAAGGAGGAGCAGGAACGAAGAGAGGAGGAACGACGCAAGCAGATTGCTGAACAAAAACgtaaagaagaagatgagaggaagaggcttgaacaaaagaagaaggaggaagagttggcactcaagaagaaggaggaagaacGGAGGGCAAGGCTACGAGAtgcagaagaaaagaaacgtACAATGGGCCTTACGGATTTTAAAAAGTTAGAGAGGGAGGTGATGAAATGGAGGTCGCATATCGCcgacatcaaggaaaacgTGGTTGCTCgtattcatcaaaatccaCAAGTCAAACGCGAGATGGGTGCATCGCGAAGGAACATTACGAAGCGTTTTGGACAGCTCTCCAATTCCCTTCAGCAATGCCGCGTGGTTGCTCAAGATGTTGTACAGTTAATCCGGCTGGTCCAGGGTGACGAACTCCGCTATAAATATCTTCTTAATGCTGTTTCCAAGGCAATCATCTCACAGGCTGAAACTGAGGTCACAGTGAAAGCTACAGCGGcgcagccattggcagTTCTAGTGTTTCATCTACTCAATACtttcaaagagctcgattTCTTCCTTACCGCACGGTTTGTCAAGAAATGCTGCTTCGTTCTTGGCTACTCTTGCTCGATTGATACAGAAGAGGGCCGCTTGAGAATGGGTTGGAAACGTATCGAAAACAAATGGGAAGACGAAGTGAAGTATGAAGAGAGAATCGGTGGTATAATTTCTTTGTGGGCTGCCATCTCACTTCATTTCAGGAaagatgagtttgatcttttcaacATAGGGGCTCAGTGGAG
It encodes the following:
- the SNQ2 gene encoding ATP-binding cassette transporter, coding for MVVPTASSDKVNSRNTAGVDSTKYPGSDCDSTTPDDTIDEYNPAETRSIISNEHASREEVERLHSLSREVTNLTFYEGDLRVDPDAFDLRKLLYTQIKQSELSGVKLRDMGVSFENMTVRGIDQSYAFLPTLSDVLNMPASIFRTLRSIGHKPEKDILHELNGYARSGEMVLVLGRPGAGCSTFLKALTGTDSSMYTGIFGDIEYDGLPRNSMVRHFKQDLIYCPELDTHHPHLTVEQTLDFAIRCKMPDKRVNDMSKDDYVKFMREMLATVFGLRHTFKTKVGNDFIRGVSGGERKRVSIAEALACQGTVYCWDNATRGLDASTALEYAQAIRVSTDILRSTAFVTIYQASENIYETFDKVTVLYKGRQIYFGSTKEAKAYFEDMGFECPPRQSTAEFLTAITDPHGRFPKPGFENKVPRTAEDFEAYWLASDAFKNLKNEIQDYKSEQNPDETKRSLIESIKQQKQRGQRTGSHYTVNFYEQFRLNMMRGFQSMKGDKAYAVTQTIAAIAQSLIVGSLYYNTPNDVSGAFSRGGVIFFSVLYLSLMGLAEISNSFNQRPIMMKQHNYSFYHPSACAVADALSSVPLTLFITIVFSLILYFLSNLKRDAGAYFTFLLFSFLVSLSMNGLFKAISAWNKTISAANAFAGVLILAALMYSSFMIQRPSMRVYFKWISYINPVLYGFEAMLTTEFHGRKMECSGANLVPRGPGYDSSRAACAFQGSEPGSSIVSGDAYVETAFTYSFSHVWRNFGILIGFIVFFIVVAAIGFEVVRPVSGGVDRLFFLRGKKPEHILTPEEKAKADAERGGEGDSDLEKVKPEKTAASSNSALADLESKDIFCWKNVDYVIPYDGGQRKLLDDVSGFCIPGKLTALMGESGAGKTTLLNVLAQRVNMGVITGDILVNGKPLDGSFSRRTGYVQQQDIHLAETTVREALRFSAQLRRPNSVPDSEKFEYVEKIIEILEMEEYSDAIVGQLGSGLNVEQRKKLTIGVELVAKPSLLLFLDEPTSGLDSQSAWSIVKLLRDLASAGQAILCTIHQPSATLFEEFDRLLLLRKGGQTVYFGEIGKRSRTILDYFERNGARKCLEQENPAEYILEAIGAGATASTDKNWFEVWSNSQEKIDVEKRVSQLIEEGKQKAGLSEKEAKELQNPYATNIPYQFVILVRRTFLAFWRKPSYIMAKTFLMTISGLFIGFTFFGLSKSITGMQNGMFCAFLSVVVSAPVINQIQEQCMAVRDVFEGRERLSNTYRWWLLVLAQYVCEVPFNYVAAAFMFVSLYFPTRADFSAPHSGVFYLTHGIFLQLFNISFGFLILYFSPDVQSAAVLVSFFYSFIVGFSGIVQPVSLMPGFWTFMNKASPYTYIIQNLVASFLYDREVHCSDKEMAYVSPPEGQTCAQFLGDFIQSAGGYLEEPNSTTQCAYCKYTNANEYLLTIQTKYSNIWRNVGFYCAYIVFNICFCLFMYKVIRLSSWKLPTIKLPSIRRKKA
- the GLE1 gene encoding nucleoporin is translated as MRFGLPTETETVIARRPVAYKVQSAQRNDTNKTIEYSITEALSQLELQTVTRKEENEKKRIGMLQNSFEEFNYQTNQLIDALNENFKVTQATQSSVIDTIVAEEKERKRKEEEMRLKEEQERREEERRKQIAEQKRKEEDERKRLEQKKKEEELALKKKEEERRARLRDAEEKKRTMGLTDFKKLEREVMKWRSHIADIKENVVARIHQNPQVKREMGASRRNITKRFGQLSNSLQQCRVVAQDVVQLIRSVQGDELRYKYLLNAVSKAIISQAETEVTVKATAAQPLAVLVFHLLNTFKELDFFLTARFVKKCCFVLGYSCSIDTEEGRLRMGWKRIENKWEDEVKYEERIGGIISLWAAISLHFRKDEFDLFNIGAQWRFLARILNTDFSLITNVHYLVVSNWWEVAADQFYREYGKQARKLFILLDRVWTPKGISKAFPAATRLQLLVEDLNNGNFNTISPMER
- a CDS encoding mitochondrial 54S ribosomal protein uL5m, which produces MIKPWIRTFSTSSSLLRAGYSSVEPVHHLVKVNKAALSPRYEEVLIPKDDIRSLGFKPTEFEQDRVKEHYQNTLQSDLLLALYEHDAQTIEGQKRRRWEPDSPYALYRHLRKARHVNRPQRDIHPIGPENVPQLTGIAISLYSKEIVQEPLWNIAARLQLAQLTNIKPKQLKNKVNYQAWKLRRGKKCGAKVMLTGQEMSRFLTTLTELVLPRIRTFKGIKETSGDRNGNISLGLEAADVKFFPEIEHFQDLYPKTFGFHVTFKTTARTDEAAKALLSSFGLPFYDPKAKENK